One window of the Archangium primigenium genome contains the following:
- a CDS encoding SDR family NAD(P)-dependent oxidoreductase — protein sequence MAEKTLVIVSGGSRGLGENLVRALLADGHAVATFSRARTPFLDACAAEHPDAFYWEECDITDAPRLAKFVSTSTRRFGPTTALINNAAFATDGLFLFAKSQDIHRALAVNVEALMNLTQLCLAGMVRVRKGVIINVTSVSGLRGIKGAAAYGATKAAVDGFSRGLAREMGSQGIRVNSVALGYFESELSKELLESEQVQKIVERTPLKRVGQVGEMADVIRFLLSPAAGFMTGQTLVVDGGLTC from the coding sequence ATGGCTGAGAAGACACTGGTCATCGTGAGTGGCGGCAGCAGGGGCCTGGGGGAGAACCTGGTGCGCGCCCTGCTCGCGGACGGGCACGCGGTCGCGACGTTCAGCCGGGCACGGACGCCCTTCCTGGACGCGTGCGCGGCCGAGCATCCGGACGCCTTTTATTGGGAGGAGTGCGACATCACCGACGCGCCCCGGCTCGCGAAGTTCGTCTCCACGAGCACGCGCCGCTTCGGGCCCACCACGGCGCTCATCAACAACGCGGCGTTCGCCACCGACGGGCTCTTCCTCTTCGCCAAATCCCAGGACATCCACCGGGCGCTCGCCGTGAACGTGGAAGCCCTGATGAACCTGACCCAGCTGTGCCTGGCGGGCATGGTGCGCGTGCGCAAGGGCGTCATTATCAATGTCACGTCCGTCTCCGGGCTGCGCGGCATCAAGGGCGCCGCGGCCTATGGCGCGACGAAGGCCGCCGTGGATGGTTTCTCGCGGGGGCTCGCGCGGGAGATGGGCTCGCAAGGCATCCGCGTCAACTCGGTCGCGCTCGGCTACTTCGAGTCCGAGCTGAGCAAGGAGCTGCTCGAGTCCGAGCAGGTCCAGAAGATCGTCGAGCGCACCCCGCTCAAGCGCGTCGGCCAGGTGGGCGAGATGGCCGACGTCATCCGATTCCTGTTATCCCCGGCGGCGGGTTTCATGACGGGACAAACCCTGGTGGTCGATGGAGGCCTGACGTGCTGA
- a CDS encoding ThuA domain-containing protein, whose product MSAGHRTHRWAPLFAMGGACFFLAASPAAARVDTRSEDAATGPSLATPSFKVLAFYRGTWDAAHIDFIKEANQWFPQAAEQHGFSYTATTNWDLLNPTTLAQYQVVMFLDDQPQSAAQRSAFQQYMQNGGGWMGFHVSAFTTSPDSWSWYHHQFLGSGAFRTNTWGPTTAVLKVENRTHPATTALPATFTSAVSEWYGWSNNLRSNADIQVLASVDSVSFPLGTDPNQSWYSGDYPILWTNKKFKMLYANFGHNAMNYSNNTRLSSTFASDTQNRFLIDGLKWLGGAGTTPPPSTSPISPTAWYTLISKSSGKCVDARAASSADGTVIQQYACNGTQAQHYQFQTTSGVYMRVNSRLDSVRSLDVKDVSTTDGANIQLWSYSNGNNQQWQPVSESGGTWRLVNRHSGKCLTTEGTADSAPMTQRTCNGGLAQSFTLTAQP is encoded by the coding sequence ATGAGCGCAGGCCACAGGACACACCGCTGGGCGCCGCTGTTCGCGATGGGCGGTGCGTGCTTCTTCCTCGCCGCGAGTCCGGCGGCGGCCCGGGTCGACACCCGGAGCGAGGACGCGGCCACGGGCCCGAGCCTCGCGACGCCGAGCTTCAAGGTCCTGGCCTTCTACCGAGGCACCTGGGACGCGGCCCACATCGACTTCATCAAGGAAGCCAACCAGTGGTTTCCGCAGGCCGCCGAGCAGCATGGCTTCAGCTACACGGCCACCACCAACTGGGACCTGCTCAACCCCACCACGCTCGCCCAGTACCAGGTGGTGATGTTCCTGGATGATCAGCCCCAGAGCGCGGCGCAGCGCTCGGCCTTCCAGCAGTACATGCAGAATGGCGGCGGGTGGATGGGCTTCCACGTCTCCGCGTTCACCACGTCCCCGGACAGTTGGAGCTGGTACCACCACCAGTTCCTCGGCTCGGGCGCGTTCCGCACCAACACCTGGGGCCCCACCACCGCGGTGCTCAAGGTGGAGAACCGCACCCACCCCGCCACCACGGCCCTGCCGGCGACGTTCACCTCCGCGGTGAGCGAGTGGTACGGCTGGAGCAACAACCTGCGGAGCAACGCCGACATCCAGGTGCTCGCGTCGGTGGATTCGGTGAGCTTCCCCCTGGGCACGGACCCGAACCAGTCCTGGTACAGCGGGGACTACCCCATCCTGTGGACGAACAAGAAGTTCAAGATGCTGTACGCGAACTTCGGCCACAACGCGATGAACTACTCCAACAACACCCGGCTGTCCTCGACGTTCGCCAGCGACACCCAGAACCGCTTCCTCATCGACGGGCTCAAGTGGCTGGGCGGGGCCGGGACCACGCCCCCGCCGTCCACGTCCCCCATCTCGCCGACGGCCTGGTACACCCTGATCAGCAAGAGCTCCGGCAAGTGCGTGGACGCGCGCGCGGCGTCCTCGGCCGACGGCACCGTCATCCAGCAGTACGCCTGCAACGGCACCCAGGCCCAGCACTACCAGTTCCAGACCACGAGCGGCGTCTACATGCGCGTCAACAGCCGCCTGGACAGCGTGCGCTCCCTGGACGTGAAGGACGTGTCCACGACCGACGGCGCGAACATCCAGCTGTGGTCCTACAGCAACGGCAACAACCAGCAGTGGCAGCCCGTGTCCGAGTCCGGGGGCACCTGGCGCCTCGTCAACCGCCACAGCGGCAAGTGCCTGACCACGGAGGGGACGGCCGACAGCGCCCCGATGACGCAGCGCACCTGCAACGGGGGACTCGCCCAGTCCTTCACCCTCACCGCGCAGCCGTAG
- a CDS encoding catalase yields MSTKKFLTTANGVPVYDNQNSLTAGERGPIVFEDFHLFEKLAHFNRERIPERVVHAKGSGAFGELTVTQDISRYTKAALFSQVGKKTPVFIRFSTVGGEAGSADTERDPRGWSIKFYTEQGVWDLVGNNTPVFFLRDPSKFPDFIHTQKRHPRTHLKDATMQWDFWSLHPESLHQVTILFSDRGIPDGYRYMDGFGSHTFSMVNARGERFFVKYHFKTKQGIRNLAPEKALELAGTDPDYAQRDLFEAIARGDFPRWSLEIQIMPEADALTYKHNPFDVTKVWSQKDYPRIVVGEVVLNRNPDNYFADVEQAAFAPSAVVPGLGFSPDRMLQGRLFSYADAHRYRLGVNYHQIPVNKPTSAVHHYHRDGAGRTDGNGGFGHNYHPNSFDDVQELNDGHLPPYALTGNMGRHNHRGDEDYYTQAGDLYRLMNEPQKALLVNNIVGAMRSVPEFIQKRQVEHFKKADKDYGARVEKGLAQAVAGDPKQVPVTK; encoded by the coding sequence ATGTCCACGAAAAAGTTCCTGACCACCGCCAATGGTGTCCCGGTCTACGACAACCAGAACTCCCTGACCGCTGGCGAGCGCGGCCCCATCGTCTTCGAGGACTTCCACCTCTTCGAGAAGCTCGCGCACTTCAACCGCGAGCGCATCCCCGAGCGGGTCGTGCACGCCAAGGGCTCGGGGGCCTTCGGCGAGCTGACGGTCACCCAGGACATCTCCCGGTATACGAAGGCGGCGCTCTTCTCGCAGGTGGGCAAGAAGACGCCCGTGTTCATCCGCTTCAGCACGGTGGGCGGCGAGGCGGGCAGCGCGGACACCGAGCGGGATCCGCGCGGCTGGTCCATCAAGTTCTACACGGAGCAGGGCGTGTGGGATCTGGTGGGCAACAACACGCCCGTCTTCTTCCTGCGGGATCCCTCGAAGTTCCCGGACTTCATCCACACGCAGAAGCGCCATCCGCGCACGCACCTCAAGGACGCGACGATGCAGTGGGACTTCTGGTCCCTGCATCCCGAGTCGCTCCACCAGGTGACCATCCTCTTCAGTGATCGGGGCATCCCGGACGGCTACCGGTACATGGATGGTTTTGGCAGCCACACCTTCAGCATGGTGAACGCGCGGGGCGAGCGCTTCTTCGTGAAGTACCACTTCAAGACGAAGCAGGGCATCCGCAACCTCGCCCCCGAGAAGGCGCTCGAGCTGGCGGGCACGGATCCGGACTACGCCCAGCGCGACCTCTTCGAGGCCATCGCCCGGGGCGACTTCCCGCGCTGGAGCCTGGAGATCCAGATCATGCCCGAGGCGGACGCGCTCACCTACAAGCACAACCCCTTCGACGTGACGAAGGTGTGGAGCCAGAAGGACTACCCGCGCATCGTGGTGGGCGAGGTGGTGCTTAACCGCAACCCGGACAACTACTTCGCCGACGTGGAGCAGGCGGCCTTCGCGCCCTCCGCGGTGGTGCCGGGCCTGGGCTTCTCGCCGGACCGCATGCTCCAGGGCCGCTTGTTCTCCTACGCGGACGCGCACCGCTACCGGCTGGGTGTGAACTACCACCAGATCCCGGTCAACAAGCCCACCAGCGCGGTGCACCACTACCACCGGGACGGTGCCGGGCGCACGGATGGCAACGGAGGGTTCGGGCACAACTACCACCCCAACAGCTTCGACGATGTCCAGGAGCTCAACGACGGGCACCTGCCGCCCTACGCGCTCACCGGCAACATGGGCCGCCACAACCACCGCGGCGACGAGGACTACTACACGCAGGCGGGCGACCTGTACCGGCTGATGAACGAGCCGCAGAAGGCCCTGCTGGTGAACAACATCGTGGGCGCCATGCGGTCCGTGCCGGAGTTCATCCAGAAGCGCCAGGTGGAGCACTTCAAGAAGGCGGACAAGGACTACGGCGCGCGCGTGGAGAAGGGGCTCGCCCAGGCCGTGGCCGGAGACCCCAAGCAGGTGCCGGTGACGAAGTAG
- a CDS encoding class I adenylate-forming enzyme family protein — protein MTLLKSRLEQFGSAPALIHREAMVSYAELVDRMNTFMTALVAEGIAPGARVALRGDFSPNTVALLLALIEHGNIAVPLGTSARAQHAQAFEIAQVSHVFDFDADDTWRAHPVSMTGEPHPMLAGLRAEGRAGIVFFSSGSSGTPKAMLHAVDRMLEKFTRPRPPRRTLSFLLLDHAGGINTLLGILTAGGTLVTPDGRTPEAICALIARHRVELLPATPTFLNVLLLSGAHERHDLSSLQLITYGTEPMPASTLKAVHRALPSVRIKQTYGLSELGVVATRSEAEDSLWIQLGGEGFETKIEAGTLRVRARTAMLGYLNAPSPFDAEGWMDTGDAVEVRGDYVRILGRQSELINVGGQKVFPQEVENVILGLPNIRDVLVEGRASPVVGQVVVATVQLAQPESVEEVRKRVREHCRSTLDAFKVPAFVTVTDRDLSTERMKKARVRTNHG, from the coding sequence ATGACCCTTTTGAAGTCACGACTCGAACAATTCGGGTCCGCGCCCGCGTTGATCCACCGGGAAGCGATGGTGAGCTACGCCGAATTGGTCGATCGCATGAACACGTTCATGACCGCGCTCGTGGCGGAAGGCATCGCGCCGGGGGCCCGGGTCGCGTTGCGCGGCGATTTTTCGCCCAACACGGTGGCCCTGCTGCTCGCGCTCATCGAGCACGGGAACATCGCCGTGCCCCTGGGCACCTCGGCGCGCGCCCAGCACGCCCAGGCGTTCGAGATCGCCCAGGTCTCCCACGTGTTCGACTTCGACGCGGACGACACCTGGCGCGCCCACCCGGTGTCCATGACGGGGGAGCCCCACCCCATGCTGGCCGGCCTGCGGGCCGAGGGCCGCGCGGGCATCGTCTTCTTCTCGTCCGGGTCGAGCGGCACGCCCAAGGCGATGCTGCACGCCGTGGATCGCATGCTCGAGAAGTTCACCCGGCCCCGGCCCCCCCGGCGCACGCTGAGCTTCCTGCTGCTGGATCACGCCGGGGGCATCAACACCCTGTTGGGCATCCTCACCGCGGGCGGGACCCTGGTCACGCCGGACGGCCGCACGCCGGAGGCCATCTGCGCCCTCATCGCGAGGCACCGGGTGGAGTTGCTACCCGCCACGCCCACGTTCCTCAACGTCCTGCTGCTGTCCGGGGCCCACGAGCGCCATGACCTGTCCTCGCTCCAGCTCATCACCTACGGCACCGAGCCCATGCCCGCCTCGACGCTCAAGGCGGTGCACCGGGCGCTGCCCTCCGTGCGCATCAAGCAGACCTATGGCCTGAGCGAGCTGGGCGTCGTCGCCACGCGCTCGGAGGCCGAGGACTCCCTGTGGATCCAGCTCGGCGGCGAGGGCTTCGAGACGAAGATCGAGGCGGGCACCCTGCGCGTGCGCGCGCGCACGGCGATGCTCGGCTACCTCAACGCGCCCTCCCCCTTCGACGCCGAGGGGTGGATGGACACGGGGGACGCGGTCGAGGTCCGGGGGGACTACGTGCGCATCCTCGGCAGGCAGTCCGAGCTCATCAACGTGGGCGGCCAGAAGGTGTTTCCCCAGGAGGTGGAGAACGTCATCCTCGGCCTGCCCAACATCCGCGACGTGTTGGTGGAGGGCCGGGCGAGCCCCGTCGTCGGTCAGGTCGTCGTGGCCACGGTCCAGCTCGCCCAACCCGAGAGCGTCGAGGAGGTGCGCAAGCGCGTGCGCGAGCACTGCCGGAGCACCCTGGATGCCTTCAAGGTCCCCGCCTTCGTGACGGTCACGGACCGGGACCTCTCCACCGAGCGCATGAAGAAGGCGCGCGTGAGGACGAATCATGGCTGA
- a CDS encoding 2OG-Fe dioxygenase family protein, which translates to MTEAAPRFSPPLTPPDRVVQVLREQGYAVLGREGLCQWAALPAAELDALAPTWDDLRPDAYLRDGGRYRSRRHSCFIVDGDNVTPVPHRAHWQPVEYNALHGGMERWFEPLSADVLSRPVWPRLLSALATACSAMKGPGTWYVEAHQFRIDTTDGIGRPTPEGAHRDGVDFVAVLLVGRHGIKGGETRVFEADGPQGIRFTLTEPWSALLLDDARVIHESTPIQPLEAHGHRDTLVLTFRARGFQGPAAP; encoded by the coding sequence ATGACGGAAGCCGCCCCACGCTTCTCGCCGCCCCTCACGCCCCCGGACCGGGTGGTCCAGGTCCTCCGGGAGCAGGGCTATGCCGTGCTCGGCCGGGAGGGCCTGTGCCAGTGGGCCGCCCTGCCCGCCGCCGAGCTCGACGCCCTCGCGCCCACCTGGGACGATCTGCGCCCCGACGCCTACCTGCGCGATGGAGGCCGCTACCGCTCGCGCCGCCACTCCTGCTTCATCGTCGACGGCGACAACGTCACGCCCGTGCCCCACCGCGCGCACTGGCAGCCCGTCGAGTACAACGCGCTGCATGGCGGCATGGAGCGCTGGTTCGAGCCCCTCTCCGCCGACGTCCTCTCGCGGCCCGTCTGGCCGAGGCTCTTGAGCGCGCTCGCCACGGCCTGCTCGGCCATGAAGGGGCCGGGGACGTGGTACGTCGAGGCCCACCAGTTCCGCATCGACACCACGGACGGCATCGGCCGGCCCACGCCCGAGGGCGCGCACCGCGATGGCGTGGACTTCGTCGCCGTGCTGCTCGTCGGACGCCACGGCATCAAGGGCGGCGAGACGCGCGTCTTCGAGGCCGACGGGCCCCAGGGCATCCGCTTCACGCTGACCGAGCCCTGGTCCGCGCTGCTGCTCGACGACGCCCGGGTCATCCACGAGAGCACCCCCATCCAGCCCCTGGAGGCCCACGGCCACCGGGACACGCTGGTGCTGACGTTCCGCGCCCGGGGCTTCCAGGGCCCCGCCGCCCCCTGA
- a CDS encoding RNA polymerase sigma factor, with the protein MTESSTHRTIAAVWRIESARLIAGLTRFVRDVGLAEELAQDALVAALERWPGAGVPENPGAWLMAAAKHRAIDRMRRDKLLEGKHQELGHMLEVQGRGARDLETALDEDLGDDLLRLVFIACHPVLSSEARVALTLRLLGGLTTGEIARAFLVPEPTIAQRIVRAKRTLSEAGVPFEVPRGEALTARLASVLEVIYLIFNEGYSATAGDDWMRPALCEDALRLGRIVAGLVPDEPEVHGLVGLMEIQASRARARRGPSGQPVLLLEQNRALWDRLLIRRGLQALERAEALGGARGPYALQAAIAACHARAGSAEQTDWTRMAALYAVLAEVAPSPVVELNRAVAVSMASGPAAGLVLVDELMADGALEGYHLLPSVRGDLLFKLGRFVEAREAFALAASLTRNARERDLLLERAAACARPDPA; encoded by the coding sequence GTGACGGAATCCTCGACGCATCGCACGATCGCCGCGGTCTGGAGAATCGAGTCAGCGCGGCTCATCGCGGGCCTGACGCGCTTCGTGCGGGACGTGGGGCTCGCGGAGGAGCTGGCCCAGGACGCGCTCGTCGCCGCGCTCGAGCGCTGGCCCGGCGCCGGCGTCCCCGAGAATCCGGGCGCCTGGCTCATGGCCGCCGCGAAGCATCGCGCCATCGACCGGATGCGCCGCGACAAGCTGCTGGAGGGCAAGCACCAGGAGCTCGGGCACATGCTCGAGGTGCAAGGGCGGGGCGCGCGCGACCTGGAGACGGCGCTGGACGAGGACCTGGGCGATGACCTGCTGCGCCTGGTGTTCATCGCGTGCCATCCGGTGCTCTCGTCCGAGGCGCGCGTCGCGCTCACGCTGCGGCTGCTCGGCGGCCTGACGACGGGGGAGATCGCGCGGGCGTTCCTCGTGCCGGAGCCGACGATCGCCCAGCGCATCGTCCGGGCCAAGCGGACCCTGTCCGAGGCGGGCGTGCCCTTCGAGGTGCCTCGCGGCGAGGCGCTCACGGCCCGGCTCGCGTCGGTGCTCGAGGTCATCTACCTCATCTTCAACGAGGGCTACTCGGCCACCGCCGGGGATGACTGGATGCGGCCCGCGCTGTGCGAGGACGCGCTGCGCCTGGGCCGGATCGTGGCCGGACTCGTGCCGGACGAGCCCGAGGTCCATGGGCTCGTGGGCCTCATGGAGATCCAGGCGTCGCGCGCGCGGGCGCGCCGGGGGCCCTCCGGACAACCCGTCCTGCTGCTCGAGCAGAACCGCGCGCTCTGGGATCGCCTCCTCATCCGCCGGGGACTGCAGGCGCTCGAGCGGGCCGAGGCCCTGGGCGGCGCGCGGGGGCCCTATGCGCTGCAGGCCGCGATCGCCGCCTGTCATGCGCGCGCGGGCTCGGCCGAGCAGACGGACTGGACGCGCATGGCGGCGCTCTACGCGGTGCTCGCCGAGGTGGCGCCCTCGCCCGTGGTGGAGCTCAACCGGGCGGTCGCCGTCTCCATGGCCTCGGGTCCCGCGGCGGGGCTGGTGCTCGTCGACGAGCTGATGGCGGACGGCGCGCTCGAGGGCTACCACCTGCTGCCGAGCGTGCGCGGCGACCTGCTCTTCAAGCTGGGCCGCTTCGTGGAGGCCCGCGAGGCGTTCGCGCTCGCCGCCTCGCTCACGCGCAACGCCCGCGAGCGCGACCTGCTGCTCGAGCGCGCCGCGGCGTGTGCCCGGCCAGACCCGGCCTGA
- a CDS encoding YciI family protein translates to MTYMLLIMENAQERRERPSDEGREKMDRMIRFGEDLKARGLFRASESLRTDAVRLTHRGGRRVISDGPFSEAKELIGGFFLVECETREQALALAQECPAADWATIEVRELGPCYNEG, encoded by the coding sequence ATGACGTACATGCTGTTGATCATGGAGAACGCCCAGGAGCGTCGCGAGCGGCCCTCGGACGAGGGCCGCGAGAAGATGGATCGCATGATCCGCTTCGGCGAGGACCTCAAGGCCCGCGGGTTGTTCCGGGCCAGCGAGTCGCTGCGCACCGACGCCGTCCGGCTCACCCACCGCGGGGGCCGGCGCGTCATCAGCGATGGGCCTTTCTCGGAGGCCAAGGAGCTCATCGGGGGCTTCTTCCTGGTGGAGTGCGAGACGCGCGAGCAGGCGCTGGCGCTCGCCCAGGAGTGCCCCGCCGCCGACTGGGCCACCATCGAGGTGCGGGAGCTCGGCCCCTGCTACAACGAGGGCTGA